DNA sequence from the Paenibacillus azoreducens genome:
CGTTCGCTCCGGCGTTCCTTCCCCGGCAAACTGGCGCTTCGGATCTTCACTTGTCCGCTTGAACGGGAATACGCCCGCCGTATAGGGGAAGCTGCCGGGCAGGTTCTCTTTGAGGAGCCAGCGCAGGATTTCTCCGTCATCCTCGTATTGCGGCAAGCTGACGCGCGGAATTTTATTGCCGGACAACGTTTCGGTGTACAGCTCGGTGACGATTTCTTGATCCCGAATCTTGGTGACGAGCTGGTCCTGCTGGTACGCTTCGCGGAGCCTCGGCCACTCTTCCAGCTTGGCCCGGCATTCCGGAAGAAGCTTGGTTTCATACAAGGCGATCATCGCATCCAGCTTCGTGATAAAATCGGCCGCCTCCGCTTGCGGCAGCAAGCTCCCGTTTTCCGACTCTGCCAATCTCTTCGTGCCCCTCAGTTGAAATAGCTTGCGGGCGATCGAAACTTGCTTTTCCATGTCCTTTTTATATTGGCGGACCGTCTGTACGATTTCGCCCAAGTAACCGGTGCGCTCCGGCGGGATGATCATGTTTTTCTTCGTGACCTTTTGAACCTTATCAGGGTATCCTGCTAACCAGCTGCCGCCGGTTTTGCGCTCGACGATGTGCATCAGATTCGCGAACAGCACGTTCGTGCCCGGGTCGTTGAATTGGCTCGCGATCGTCCCGAACACCGGAAGCTCTTCGTCCGGCACGTCGAACAGCTCCCTGCTGCGCTTGAATTGTTTCCGTACGTCACGCATCGCGTCTTCCGAACCGCGACGATCGAACTTGTTGATGACGATCAAGTCGGCATAGTCGATCATATCGATTTTTTCCAACTGCGTAGCCGCTCCGAACTCGCTTGTCATCACATACATTGACACATCGCCAAGCTCGACGATGCCGGAGTCGCCCTGTCCGATGCCGCTCGTTTCGACGATGACGAAATCGTAACCGGCAGCCTTCACGATGGCGACCGCTTCCTTCGTGGCCGAGCTGAGCTCGGTCTTCGATCCGCGCGTCGCTAAGCTCCGCATGTATACGCGAGGGTTATTAATCGCGTTCATACGGATACGGTCGCCGAGCAGTGCGCCCCCAGTCTTCATCTTGGAAGGGTCGATCGAGATGATGGCGACCGATCGTTCGGGGAACTGCTCGAGAAAACGCCTTACAAGCTCATCGGTGAGCGAGCTTTTACCCGCTCCGCCGGTTCCCGTGATGCCGAGCACAGGAACTTTCGGGATGTCCGCTTGCAATTGCTTCATAATCGACGTAAAGGATGAATCCGCATCCAGGCGGGACTTATCCGCGCTGTCCTCCGCAAGAGTGATCAACTTCGCGATCGCTCCCCAGTTTTTACGCTTCAAGCCTTCCTGTATGCTATCCATCTGTTTCGGCGTCTTGAAGTCAGACTCCCGCAGCATATGGTTGATCATGCCCTGCAATCCCAGCTTGCGTCCGTCATCCGGAGAGAAAATTTTGGCGATGCCGTATTCCATCAATTCTTTGATCTCCGAGGGGATAATGACACCTCCACCGCCGGCAAAAATTTTAATATGGCCCGCTTCCTCTTTCTGAAGCAAGTCGTACATGTACTTCAAATACTCGACGTGGCCGCCCTGATACGAGCTGATGGCAATCGCCTGCACATCTTCCTGAATCGCCGCATTCACGACCTCGTCGACGGAACGGTTATGGCCTAAGTGGATGACTTCCGCGCCGGATGCTTGAAGTATGCGTCTCATGATGTTAATCGACGCGTCATGTCCGTCGAACAAACCGGCGGCCGTAACGAAACGCACCTTGCAAACAGGGCGGTAAACCTGAGTTTCCACGTGCATTCCCCCTAATCCTTAAGTAAATATCCGGATATGACCAGACGTTGAATCTCATTCGTGCCTTCGTAGATTTGCGTAATTTTCGCATCCCGCATAAAACGCTCCACCGGATATTCGCGCGTGTATCCGTAGCCTCCAAACACTTGAACCGCTTCAACCGTCACCTCCATCGCAATATCGCTGGCGAACAGTTTCGACATGGCCGATTGTAAGCCGTAGGATACGCCCTGGTCCTCGCGCCACGCAGCCTGATATGTCAGCAATCGCGCAGCTTCGATTTTCGTCGCCATATCCGCCAGCTTGAATTGGATCGCCTGCAGCTTGCTGATCGGCTTGCCGAACTGCACGCGCTGCTTCGCATATGCGGTCGCGTGATCCAATGCCCCTTGCGCGATGCCGAGCGCCTGCGCCGCAATCCCGTTTCGGCCGCCATCGAGCGTCATCATGGCGATTTTGAACCCTTCGCCGACCTTACCGAGCAGATTCTCCTTCGGTACGCGGCAACCGTCGAAAATGACTTCCGTCGTCGAGGACGAACGGATGCCCAGCTTCTTCTCCTTCTTCCCCACGGAGAATCCCGGGAAGCTTTTTTCTACGATAAAAGCGGCGATCCCTTTGTGCAGGAGTTCCGGATTCGTCTGAGCGAACACGATAAAAATGTCGGCATAACCGCCGTTCGTAATAAAAATTTTGGAACCGCTCAGCACCCATTCGTCGCCTTCCAGCGCCGCCGTCGTCTTCATGCCGGCGGCATCGGACCCGGAGCCCGGCTCGGTTAAGCAGTATGCGCCCATACTTTTTCCGGTGGCCATCGCACGCAAATATTTCTGTTTTTGTTCCTCCGTGCCGAACTTATACACCGGCCATCCGGCCAATGACGTATGGGCGGACAGCGTGACCCCGATGGACGCATCCACGCGGGACAGCTCTTCCACTGCGATCACATAGCTCAAGTAGTCCGCTCCCGCGCCGCCGTATTTCTCCGGCCAAGGGATGCCGCAAATGCCGAGCTCGGTCATTTTATGCCAAATGCCCATATCAAAGGACTCGTCTTCGTCGCGCTGCGCAGCCGAAGGGCCGCATTCGTTCTCGGCAAATTCCTTCAGCATGTTTTGCATCATTTGATGTTCTTCCGATAATTGAAAATGCATGTTTTACAATCCCCCTTCTTACTCGCCGAGAACATGCTTCGAAATCACGATTCTTTGAATTTCGTTTGTTCCCTCATAGATCTGCGTCGCTTTCGCATCACGGAACAGCCTCTCGACCGGGTATTCCCGTGAATATCCGTAGCCTCCATGGATCTGAACCGCCTCAATAGCCGCCTCCATTGCGGTATCCGTACTAAAGCGCTTCGCCATAGACGCTTCTTTGGAGCATTTGAGCCCGCGCGATCTTAAATCGGCGGCTTGGTAGACGAGCAATCTCGCTGCTTCGATCTGCGTGGCCATGTCCGCTATCTTGAATGCAATCGCCTGATTGTCCGCAATCGGCTTGCCGAATTGATGGCGCATTTTCGCATAGCTGACCGAGCTTTCTAGAGCGGCCTCCGCGATTCCCAGCGCCTGGGCGGCGATGCCGATTCGTCCCGCATCGAGATTGCCCATGGCAATCATGAGCCCTTCCCCTTCGCGGCCCAACAAATGTTCTGCAGGCACTTCGGCATTCTCGAATATCAATTCCGTCGTGCTGGACCCGTTCAGGCCCATTTTTTTCTCTTTTTTGCCAATCGTTAAGCCGGGGGTACCCTTCTCCACGATAAAGGCCGATATTCCTTTCGTTCCTTGGCTGGGATCCGTCACGGCAAACGTCATGTATACGTCGGCGTATCCGCCGCTCGTGATGAACATTTTCGACCCGTTCAAAATATACCGGTCGCCGCGCTTCTCGGCTGATGTGCGGATGCCTGCAGGATTCGAGCCTGCGCCCGGCTCCGTCAGAGCAAATGCTCCCAGATACTCTCCGGAAGCGAGCTTCGGGATGAATGCCCGCCTCTGTTCATCGCTGCCGAAATAAAGAATCGGGTTCGTTCCTAAGGAGGAATGCACCGATAAAACAACGCCTACCGCTGCGCTTACTTTTGAAATTTCATGGATGGCGATAATGTATGAAGTAAAGTCGCTGCCCGCTCCGCCCCATTCCTCCGGGATCGGAATGCCCATCAGACCTTGCGCGCCCATTTTTCGCACGATCTCCAAAGGGAATTCGTCATGCTCTTCCATCCGTTCAATAAAAGGCGCAATCTCTTGCCGGGCGAAATCTCGCACCATTTGGCGGATCATGCTTTGCTCGTCTCTCAGATGCTGACCCACGTTAGCTCCTCCTTTATGAGGTTGTTCAAAAAGTCCCGCTTTTGATAAGAAAAACGTCTATTGACGTACTGTCACAGCAGACAGACCACCTTTTGCTGTAGTTTTTCTTGCGATATCAGGATGCAAATTCCTTTGAAGTTTATACTTTCTGATATCTAAAGAAAAACGTCTATTGACGTACTGTCACAGCAGACAGACCACCTTTTGCTGTAGTTTTTCTTGCGATATCAGGATGCAAATCCCTTTGAAGTTTATACTTTCTGATATCTAAAGAAAACCAATCGAGGCCAATTAAGGATGAAGGGCCGCGATTCAAAGGTAGGTTTTCTTGCGATATAGAATTTCATCAGCGTAGCTAGATAACGAATAAAATTCTATATCTAACACGAAGTAAATCGGGAAGCTGGCTCGACATCGAATCTTGAATTCAGCCGGGCCTAAGCAGATGCTTACGAAGTATGTTTCCTCCGGAAACATTTCAGGTGCTCACGTACCCACTACAGGCAGCTGCTTACGAAGTCGTTTTCTACGAAACCGTGTAGCTCTGCTCCTTGCGTCCCTGGCTTCATCCAACTGAAGCGTTTTGAAAAAACGCACATCGGAAGCAAATGCTCTGGTGCTGAAAACCGTCCTTTTTGAACACGCACTTTATGACTTATTCATAGATGTAAAAGCCGCGACCGGATTTACGCCCGAGCCAGCCCGCTTTGACGTATTTGCGGAGCAGCGGGCATGGCCGGTATTTCGAATCGCCCAGTCCTTCATGCAGCACTTGCATGATATACAAACACGTATCCAATCCGATAAAATCGGCCAGCGTCAACGGCCCCATCGGATGGTTCATTCCCAGCTTCATCACTTCGTCAACCGCTTCAGGCGTGGCGACTCCCTCGAACACGCAATAGATCGCCTCATTGATCATCGGCATGAGAACACGATTGGAGACGAAGCCGGGAAAATCGTTCACTTCAACCGGGGTCTTGCCCATTTTTCTCGAGAGGTCATCCACTATCGCATACGTGCTATCTGCGGTTGCCAAGCCACGGATGACCTCGATCAGCTTCATGACCGGCACCGGATTCATAAAATGCATGCCGATTACTTTAGCCGGACGGTTCGTAACGGCGGCAAGCTCCGTAATCGGCAGCGAAGACGTGTTGCTTGCCAAAATGGCGTGCGGCGGACAGATTTCATCCAGCTTGCGGAAAACGCCCGATTTCAACTGCATATTCTCGGTGATCGCTTCTATGACAAAATCCACGTCGCCTGCGTCCGCCAAGTCTGTAGACTGTGTGATACAGGAAATAATCGCGTCCATCTCTTCCCGACTTTTGCGGCCTTTTTCCACATCACGGGCAAGGTTCTTCCGTATAGTCTGAAAGCCTTTTTCAACAAATTCCGGTTTCGTATCGTTCAGCACAACTTGCAGGCCTGCAGCAGCCGCAGCTTGCGCGATGCCACTGCCCATTTGTCCCGCTCCTATTACCATAAGCTTATGAATCGACATAATTCCCTCTCACTCCCCTAATCAACCTGGACCAATATCGCATCGCCTTGCGCAGCCCCGCTGCAAATCGCGGCGATGCCGAGTCCTCCGCCACGCCGGCGCAGCTCGTATATGAGAGTCATCAAAATGCGTGCTCCGCTCGCCCCGATCGGATGGCCAAGGGCAATGGCCCCGCCGTTGACATTTACCTTTTCAGGATTCCAACCTACGAGTTTGCCGCTGGTCAGCGTAACCGCCGCAAACGCTTCATTGACTTCAAACAAATCGATATCCTGCAAGGCATACCCCGTCTTCTTCAATAGTTTCTGGATCGCTAAGCCCGATGCTACGGCTATATAGGGCGCCTCCATCGCAATGGCCGCATGCCCGATAATCGTAGCCAGCCATGGTTTGCCTATCTCCCGAGCCTTCTCTTCCGACATCAGCACAAGCGCGCCCGCTCCGTCGTTGACGCCTGGCGCATTGCCTGCCGTCACAGTGCCGTCCTTTACGAATACGGGGGGCAATTGCGCCAGCGCTTCGATGGTGGAATCTTTCCGTGGCGCTTCGTCCGTATCAACATTGATCGGGTCTCCTTTGCGCTGCGGAATCGAAACGGAGACAACCTCGTCTTTCATTCTACCGGCCTCAATCGCTTCGATCGCTCTCTGGTGGCTTCTCAGCGCCCAAGCATCTTGGTCGGCTCGATGAATGTGGTATTCCGCTGCAACCGTACTGCCGTGAACGGCCATATGCACGTTGTTGAACGCGCATGTCAGCCCATCGTGCACCATCAGATCCTTCATTGCAGTGTCACCCATACGTGCTCCCCATCTGGCGTTCGGCATCGCGTAGGGGGCGTTGCTCATGCTTTCCATCCCTCCTGCTACGATGATGTCGCTATCTCCCGCGCGGATGATCTGATCCGCCAGCGTAACGGCACGCATCCCGGATGCGCAAACCTTGTTAATCGTTTCTGTAGGCACCTCCCACGGCAAGCCTGCTAGACGCGCTGCTTGGCGGGAAGGGATTTGACCGGCGCCCGCCTGCAAAACCATGCCCATGATGACTTCGTCCACCTGGCTCGGCTGAAGCCCGGCCCGGGACACCGCTTCGCGAATCGCGATGCCGCCGAGCTGAACGGCCTGCATGTCTTTCAAGGAGCCTCCGAATTTCCCGAAAGGTGTTCTGGCGGCGCTGACGATAACCGTTTTGTTTTTGGACATCCTCTTAGGCCCCCTTTCTTTTAATACAGCTTTGTATCTCCACTGTAGCTTTCAATTTTTGACTTCACGCTTTGCAGGAAACGGCCGCAAATGAGACCGTCAAGCACCCGATGATCCAATGAAAGGCAAATATTCATCATATCGCGGATAGCGAACATGTCGCCATGGGCGACGGGCCGTTTTTCGATAGTTTCAAAGCTCAGGATGGCGGCTTGCGGCTGGTTAATAATCGGCGCAGAGAGGACGGACCCGAAGGAACCGGTGTTATTGACCGTAAACGTCCCGCCCGAGATATCCTCCATCGTCAGCTTGCCTGCTCTGCTTTTGACGGCTAAATGATCCACCGCCTTGGCTAATCCTAATATGCTCTTCTGGTCGGCGTCCTTGATGACCGGGACGAATAGGGCGTCTTCCGAAGCCACTGCGATCGAGACGTGAATCGCCTTCTTCACGATGATGCAGTCGCCCGCCCACTGCGAGTTCATGAGCGGAAACTCCTTGATCGCTTCTACAACCGCCTTGATAAAAAACGGCATAAACGTAAGAGCGACGCCTTCCTGCTTCTTAAAATCATCCTTGATTTGATTGCGGAACCGAACGAGATTCGTCACGTCGCACGAGACCATCATCCATGCATGCGGCGCGTCATGCTTGCTCTGGACCATCCGGTTCGCAATCGTTCTACGTACGGACGTGATCGGAATAACTTTATCATCCTGTTCTACTTGATTAGGCTGGTTAACGACGTTTTTCGGACTCGATGGACCCGACGGAACTGACGGACTCGGTGGACTCGATGGACTTGGCGCTGAATCGGCTAGAGGCTTCATCTTTTGAACCGCTGTCTCTGGCACAGGGGGTCTCTGCTCCTTGTTCTTGTTTTCCACAAACTCCAGAACGTCCAGTCGGGTAATCCGGCCCCCGGCTCCCGTGCCTCGGAGCAGGGAAAGGTCAATGCCGTACTCCTGGGCCAGCTTCATTACGGCAGGCGAGAAGCGCTGCTTCGTTTCCGCCGGGGCTGTTGCAGCGGCTGCTTCCCTAACCGGCGGCAATTGCGCTGCCGGAACCGACTCCTTCGGCGCTCCAGACGCCGCCGTTTCCGCCGGCGCCGCTTCCTCATCCGTCGCAATGTAGCAAATCAGGCTCTGCACCGCGACGGTTTCGCCTTCCTGCACGACAATCTCCGCAATTGTCCCTGCGGCCACGGAGGGCACCTCGGCAACGACTTTGTCCGTCGTCACCTCACAGATCGAGTCATACTTCTTGACCCGATCCCCAACCTTAACCAGCCACTTGGAAACGGTGCCTTCCGTTACGCTCTCCCCAAGTTGGGGCATAACCACTGGCTCTGCCATGATTGCCTCCTTTACTTACTTTATGAGGTAGTTCAAACAATCCGCTTTTGATAAGAAAAACGTCTACTGACGTACTACCACAGCAGACAGACACCTTTAGCTGTAGTTAGTTTTTCTTGCGATTTCAGGATGCAGATTCCTTTGATGTTAATACTTTCATTCATAAGCGGTGCCACGAAACGGCATGATTGTCTGATATCTTAAGAAAACCTTTATCGAAGCCACTTCAAGGATGAGCGACCGCGATGAATAGGTAGGTTTTTATTGCGGTATAGAATTTCATCAGCGTAAACAAGTTAAGTTGAACCAATGATTTTACCAAGGATGAAGGCATCTGAGTAAAAGTTTCTTTCGATCGCTGTTGCTCCCGGATTTATATGCTCATCCATGTTTGAAAGCCGCTCACAAAGCAAATACTTACGATGCTAACGGACACCACGACCGCTAAGTGGCTAAAAATAGCCGTTTTTACATTCTAACGGACACCACAGCGCTTAACTGCCCATAAACACCATCAAAAGCGAGCTTTTTCACTAAATAACTGTAGCTGTGTCCGTTAGAATCAAACATGGCCTGACGGTCACCACCATATATGAAAAATGGGACTTGCGTTCTTGCCCACTTTTTGAGGTACTTAAGATAGATGGATCAGAGGTCGGTTATATTTTGGAGACACACTCCGTGTTAGAATCGGACCCATTGCAACCACGAGAATCGCCGATTGTTACTACGAGTACGCGTATAAAGTGTCATCTTGTACAAGGTTGCATGATCTGTCTGTACAAATCTTGAAACCTCGAAAGGAGTTGTTCCTCTTGGATGCAATTTTGGAACGATGTGCCGGTCTAGATGTTCATCAGGATAACATCGTAGTCTGCTTGCTCTCCGGTCCGCTGGAGAAAAAGCCATCGAAAGAAATTCAAACATTCGGGACGACCACGAAAGAATTGCTGCAATTGCAAGAGTGGCTTCTGGCTCGGGAATGCACACATGTAGCTATGGAGAGCACAGGCGTGTACTGGAAACCCATATGGAACGTTTTGGAGGACACGTGTGAGTTGACCTTAGCCAACCCAACGCGTATCAAGAATGTTCCAGGCCGGAAGACCGACTACAACGATGCGGAATGGATCGCTCGGTTGCATCGCAGCGGATTAATCGAGAAGAGTTTTGTACCTCATAAAGACATTCGCGATTTGCGTGACTTGACTCGTTATCGGCGCAAGCTCCTCCAGAATGTGACCCAAGAGAAGAACCGGGTTCACAAGATCTTGCAAGATGCGAATTTGAAACTCACCACCTTTATGAGCGACATTTTTGGGGTTTCCGGTCGAGCGTTGCTTGAATCCATTGTCAATGGCGAGGTGCTCGATGAGAAGCAAGTTCGAGACATGGTCAAGTCGACACTAAAGCGTAAGGTCCCCAAACTCATGGAGTCGTTGAATGGACGATTACGCATCCATCACCGTAATATGATCCGAAGACATCTGGAGCATATTGTGTATCTCGAGAAGGAGATTGTGGAACTGGAAGCGGAAATCGATTCTCTGCTTACGCCTCATCACTTGGAAATGGAATTGCTGGACACCATTCCTGGGATCAACCATGATGCAGCGGCGAGCATCGTGGCCGAATTGGGTACAGATATGTCTCAATTTCCATCCGATGGGCACGTTTCTTCATGGGCCGGGGTATGCCCAGCCAATCATGAAAGTAACGGTAAAAAAAAAGAAAAAAGAACCAACGAGGAAGTAGAGGGCTAAAATCGGTTCTCTGCCAATGTAGTTGGGCAGCGATACGTAAGAAAGACTCACGGATCGCTGCGGTGTACTACAGGCTGGTCAAACGTATGGGCAAACAAAAGGCCATTATGGCGGTTTCACATTTACTCTTACGCATGATCTACGTCGTCCTTCGC
Encoded proteins:
- a CDS encoding acetyl-CoA C-acetyltransferase → MSKNKTVIVSAARTPFGKFGGSLKDMQAVQLGGIAIREAVSRAGLQPSQVDEVIMGMVLQAGAGQIPSRQAARLAGLPWEVPTETINKVCASGMRAVTLADQIIRAGDSDIIVAGGMESMSNAPYAMPNARWGARMGDTAMKDLMVHDGLTCAFNNVHMAVHGSTVAAEYHIHRADQDAWALRSHQRAIEAIEAGRMKDEVVSVSIPQRKGDPINVDTDEAPRKDSTIEALAQLPPVFVKDGTVTAGNAPGVNDGAGALVLMSEEKAREIGKPWLATIIGHAAIAMEAPYIAVASGLAIQKLLKKTGYALQDIDLFEVNEAFAAVTLTSGKLVGWNPEKVNVNGGAIALGHPIGASGARILMTLIYELRRRGGGLGIAAICSGAAQGDAILVQVD
- the icmF gene encoding fused isobutyryl-CoA mutase/GTPase IcmF: METQVYRPVCKVRFVTAAGLFDGHDASINIMRRILQASGAEVIHLGHNRSVDEVVNAAIQEDVQAIAISSYQGGHVEYLKYMYDLLQKEEAGHIKIFAGGGGVIIPSEIKELMEYGIAKIFSPDDGRKLGLQGMINHMLRESDFKTPKQMDSIQEGLKRKNWGAIAKLITLAEDSADKSRLDADSSFTSIMKQLQADIPKVPVLGITGTGGAGKSSLTDELVRRFLEQFPERSVAIISIDPSKMKTGGALLGDRIRMNAINNPRVYMRSLATRGSKTELSSATKEAVAIVKAAGYDFVIVETSGIGQGDSGIVELGDVSMYVMTSEFGAATQLEKIDMIDYADLIVINKFDRRGSEDAMRDVRKQFKRSRELFDVPDEELPVFGTIASQFNDPGTNVLFANLMHIVERKTGGSWLAGYPDKVQKVTKKNMIIPPERTGYLGEIVQTVRQYKKDMEKQVSIARKLFQLRGTKRLAESENGSLLPQAEAADFITKLDAMIALYETKLLPECRAKLEEWPRLREAYQQDQLVTKIRDQEIVTELYTETLSGNKIPRVSLPQYEDDGEILRWLLKENLPGSFPYTAGVFPFKRTSEDPKRQFAGEGTPERTNRRFHYLCQNDEAKRLSTAFDSVTLYGQDPDYRPDIYGKIGNSGVSVCTLDDMKKLFAGFDLCHPSTSVSMTINGPAPMILAMFLGTAIDQQIEAFAAKNGRQPSATEYASIKAYTLQTVRGTVQADILKEDQGQNTCIFSTEFALKMMGDIQQYFVDHQVRNYYSVSISGYHIAEAGANPISQLAFTLANGFTFVEYYLSRGMHIDSFAPNLSFFFSNGLDPEYTVMGRVARRIWSTVIKDKYGGNERSQKLKYHIQTSGRSLHAQEMDFNDIRTTLQALMAIYDNCNSLHTNAYDEAITTPTEGSVRRAMAIQMIINKELGLAKNENSLQGSFIIDELTDLVEESVLREFQRIHERGGVLGAMETQYQRGKIQEESLYYEHKKHSGELPIIGVNTFVNPHADETSYEIELARSTEEEKETQIASLREFWSKHQNECAGALDRLKQVALKGGNIFEELMETVRVASLGQITNALYEVGGQYRRNM
- a CDS encoding IS110 family transposase, with amino-acid sequence MDAILERCAGLDVHQDNIVVCLLSGPLEKKPSKEIQTFGTTTKELLQLQEWLLARECTHVAMESTGVYWKPIWNVLEDTCELTLANPTRIKNVPGRKTDYNDAEWIARLHRSGLIEKSFVPHKDIRDLRDLTRYRRKLLQNVTQEKNRVHKILQDANLKLTTFMSDIFGVSGRALLESIVNGEVLDEKQVRDMVKSTLKRKVPKLMESLNGRLRIHHRNMIRRHLEHIVYLEKEIVELEAEIDSLLTPHHLEMELLDTIPGINHDAAASIVAELGTDMSQFPSDGHVSSWAGVCPANHESNGKKKEKRTNEEVEG
- a CDS encoding dihydrolipoamide acetyltransferase family protein — protein: MAEPVVMPQLGESVTEGTVSKWLVKVGDRVKKYDSICEVTTDKVVAEVPSVAAGTIAEIVVQEGETVAVQSLICYIATDEEAAPAETAASGAPKESVPAAQLPPVREAAAATAPAETKQRFSPAVMKLAQEYGIDLSLLRGTGAGGRITRLDVLEFVENKNKEQRPPVPETAVQKMKPLADSAPSPSSPPSPSVPSGPSSPKNVVNQPNQVEQDDKVIPITSVRRTIANRMVQSKHDAPHAWMMVSCDVTNLVRFRNQIKDDFKKQEGVALTFMPFFIKAVVEAIKEFPLMNSQWAGDCIIVKKAIHVSIAVASEDALFVPVIKDADQKSILGLAKAVDHLAVKSRAGKLTMEDISGGTFTVNNTGSFGSVLSAPIINQPQAAILSFETIEKRPVAHGDMFAIRDMMNICLSLDHRVLDGLICGRFLQSVKSKIESYSGDTKLY
- a CDS encoding acyl-CoA dehydrogenase, whose product is MIRQMVRDFARQEIAPFIERMEEHDEFPLEIVRKMGAQGLMGIPIPEEWGGAGSDFTSYIIAIHEISKVSAAVGVVLSVHSSLGTNPILYFGSDEQRRAFIPKLASGEYLGAFALTEPGAGSNPAGIRTSAEKRGDRYILNGSKMFITSGGYADVYMTFAVTDPSQGTKGISAFIVEKGTPGLTIGKKEKKMGLNGSSTTELIFENAEVPAEHLLGREGEGLMIAMGNLDAGRIGIAAQALGIAEAALESSVSYAKMRHQFGKPIADNQAIAFKIADMATQIEAARLLVYQAADLRSRGLKCSKEASMAKRFSTDTAMEAAIEAVQIHGGYGYSREYPVERLFRDAKATQIYEGTNEIQRIVISKHVLGE
- a CDS encoding acyl-CoA dehydrogenase: MHFQLSEEHQMMQNMLKEFAENECGPSAAQRDEDESFDMGIWHKMTELGICGIPWPEKYGGAGADYLSYVIAVEELSRVDASIGVTLSAHTSLAGWPVYKFGTEEQKQKYLRAMATGKSMGAYCLTEPGSGSDAAGMKTTAALEGDEWVLSGSKIFITNGGYADIFIVFAQTNPELLHKGIAAFIVEKSFPGFSVGKKEKKLGIRSSSTTEVIFDGCRVPKENLLGKVGEGFKIAMMTLDGGRNGIAAQALGIAQGALDHATAYAKQRVQFGKPISKLQAIQFKLADMATKIEAARLLTYQAAWREDQGVSYGLQSAMSKLFASDIAMEVTVEAVQVFGGYGYTREYPVERFMRDAKITQIYEGTNEIQRLVISGYLLKD
- a CDS encoding 3-hydroxybutyryl-CoA dehydrogenase produces the protein MSIHKLMVIGAGQMGSGIAQAAAAAGLQVVLNDTKPEFVEKGFQTIRKNLARDVEKGRKSREEMDAIISCITQSTDLADAGDVDFVIEAITENMQLKSGVFRKLDEICPPHAILASNTSSLPITELAAVTNRPAKVIGMHFMNPVPVMKLIEVIRGLATADSTYAIVDDLSRKMGKTPVEVNDFPGFVSNRVLMPMINEAIYCVFEGVATPEAVDEVMKLGMNHPMGPLTLADFIGLDTCLYIMQVLHEGLGDSKYRPCPLLRKYVKAGWLGRKSGRGFYIYE